The following DNA comes from Microcella sp..
TCGGCCCGCCGATTCTCGACTCGTTCCGCGATCGCGCGGGCATGAACCTGGCCGAGCGCGAGCGCGCCCTCGAGGTCTACCGCGAGCGGTATCTCGACCGAGGGGCATATGACGCAACCCTCTACCCGGGCATGGGGCTGCTCGTGGCCGACATCGCCGAGGCGGGCATTCCGCTCAGCCTCGCGACCTCGAAGCCCGAGTTGCCCGCGACCCTCATGCTCGAGCATTTCACGATCGCCCACCACTTCGATCTGATCACGGGTGCCTCGGCCGACGAGGTGCGGAGTGCGAAGGCCGATGTCGTCGCCGAGGCGCTCGTTCGATTGCGGGCGATGGATGCTGATCTCTCGCGCCCCATCATGATCGGCGACCGCGTGCACGACGTCGAGGGTGCTGCCGCTCACGGTATTCCGACGATCGCCGTGTCGTGGGGCTACGGCGAGCCCGCGGAATGGGAGCACGCCCGAGCCGTCGCCCACGACGTCGACGAGCTGCGCACGCTGCTCGGGCTGTAGAGCCTGTCAGCGCGCGAGGCGCTCGACCACTGCGCCGAAGACGCGCGGCAGCGCGGCTGCCGCGGGCACGATGAGCCCCCGCGCGGGCGAGGTCGCAGCGGCGAGCAGCCCGGCGGTCAGCACGCGGAAGTCGCGCGTCGACCGCGCCCATGCCCGCTCGTAGCCCGCGAGTGACCCGGCGGCGAGACAGTCGGCGAGAACCTCGGACTGGGCGAGCCCGACGCGCAGACCTTCGCCGGTGAGAGCATCCACATAGCCCGAGGCATCGCCGACGAGCGCGACCCGGCCCGCCGTGCGCGCGCGCGTGCGTTGCCGCAGCGCGCCGGCTCCGCGCAGCGCGCTCGCCTCGTCGGCACCCTCGAGCCGTTCCTTGAGTTCACGAGTCTGCGCGATCGCCATCTCAAGGTCGAGCGGGCGAGGCGCGAGCACTGCGACACCGACCGTGCGCTCGTCGACGGGCGTGATGTAGAGCTCGGCGTCGGGCAGATAGGTCACTTCGACCAGATCGCTCCACGGCGCGACGGCGAAGTGCTGCCGCAGACCGTAGCGTCGTGCGCCGCGCGTCGACTCGCGCGCCGGCCGGTCGAGCGCGGCGACCTCGCGCACGGTCGAGTGCAGCCCATCGGCGCCGATGAGCCAGCGCGCCCGCAGGCCGTTGGCGGTCACGTCGATGTCGCTCTGCGTGATGCGATCGACCCGCTCGTGCCGCGTCTCGATGCCCACCTCGGCCGCGCGCGCTCGCAGTGCATCGTGCAGCACCGTGCGACGCACGCCTCGCCCGGCCGCCGAGCGGTAGCGGTGCGTGACCGAGCGGCGGGCATCCTGATAGCGGATGCCCCGCAACGGGTGCCCGGCCGGGTCGACGCCAAGTCTGCCGAGCGCCGCGAGCGCCCCCGGCATGAGGCCTTCGCCGCAGGCCTTGTCGATCGTGCCCTCACGCGGTTCGAGCACGATCGCGGTGAGTCCTCGCGCATGCAGCTCGAGCGCCGTCGCGAGGCCGATGGGCCCGCCGCCGCCGATGAGCACATCGGCGTCGAGACGGCGCCCACCGGTGGAGGAGGCCGTCATGTCGTGCGCAGCGCCGCCAGTGCGCGGTTCTCGGTCGGAATGCGGAAGGCGAGCAACAGCACGGCGTTGAGCACCGTGAAGACGATCGCGGTGATCCACGCCGAGTGCACGAGCGGCAGGGCGATGCCCTCGATCGCGACGATCCAGTAGTTCGGGTGGCGCAGCCAGGCGAATCGGTACGGCCCGCGGGTGACGCGAGCCGCCCCCGGCACGACGATGACGCGCGTGTTCCACTGTCGGCCGAGCGACGCGATCACCCAGTAGCGGCCGGCCTGGCAGAGCAGCGCGATGACGAGCATCGGCCAGCCGAGCGCGCCGATGAACGGGCGGTCGAGCAGCATGACCTCGGCGATGCAGGCGAGCAAGAGCCCGGTGTGCAGTACGACCATGAACGGAAAGTGCCCCTTGCCGTACTCGACACCACCTTGCGCGAAGGCGTGGGCCGCGTTTCGCTTCGAGATGACGAGCTCGATGAGGCGCTCGACGCCCGTCGCGAGCACCAAGGCGATGTAGAGAACAACACTCATGACCACTCCAAGAGGACGATTTCGGCGGTGACGCCCGGGCCGAGCGCGAAGAGCACACCGCGCGTTCCGGCCGGGCGCCCGCCCCCTTCGGCGAGCACGTGCAGCACCGCGGCCGACGACATGTTGCCGGCGCGCGCGAGCACGGCCCAGCTCGTCGCGAGTGCGGCGGGAGCGAGATCGAGCGCGGCGCTAAACGACTCGAGCACGCGCGGGCCGCCCGGGTGGGCGATCCAGTCGTCGACGTCGGCGCGACTCCAACCGGCCTCGGCGAGCAGCTCGTCGACCGCGGCCGCGAAGTGGCCGTCAATGAGCGCAGGCACGCCTGCGGCGAGCATGAGTCTGAAGCCGCTCTCGCCGATGCGCCAGCCGATCATCTCGGCGCTCTCGGGGTAGAGCGCGCTGCGGCTGCCGACCACGTGGGCGCGCGGCTCGGCGGCGGCGAGTGCCGCGGGGTGGGCATCCCCCACCATGACGACCGCGGCGGCGCCGTCGCCGAAGATGCCGGTGCCGACGACGTTCGCCATCGACGGGTCGTCCCATTGCAGCGTCAGCGAGCACAACTCGACCGAGACGAGCAGGGCGACGCCGGCAGGGTTGCCCGCCAGATAATCGGCGACTCGCGCGAGCCCCGCCGCCCCCGCCACGCAGCCGAGGCCGAAGCTCGGCACCCGCCGCAGATCTGGCCGAAAGCCCATGCTCGTAGCCAGCTGCGCATCGAGCGACGGTGCGCCAAGCCCCGTCACGGTCGTAAAGAAAAGGTGGTCGACGTCGGCGACCGTGAGCCCGGCCTCGGCGAGCGCCGCCGTCACCGCGCGCTCGGCGAGCGGCAGAGCGAGCTCGGCGAACAGAGAGTTCGTCGCTGTGAAGCCCTCGAGGCCTCGATACTCGGCGAGCGGCAGTGCCAAGTGACGCGTGTCGATGCCGCTCGCGGCATGAATGCGGTGCATGACCGCTCGGGCGGCGGGGTCGTCGGTCATGCCCTGCGCCAGCTCGTCGGTGATCTGACGTTGCGTGGTGGCGTGCTCGGGCAGCACCGGCGCCACCGCGAGAATCTGAGCCATGGCGGAATGATGGCACAGCACCCTGCACCGATTCGCAGGGTTGACACGGGCCGTGCGCGAGTAGGGTCGACGCGTCGGATCATTCGTCGCCGACCGTGCGCAGGAGGAACCACCGTGGCTGTCACCATCGCCGAACTCGAACCCGCTCTGAGCTCATTGCGCGAGGGTGCCGAGCGCTGGGTGCGCATGACGATCGCCGAGCGCCGTCTGCTGCTGCGCGAGGTGCGGGCCGCGACCCTCGCGGCAGCACCCGCGTGGGTCGACGCGGCGTGCGCCATCAAGGGCATCGACCTCCGCTCGCCCGCCGCAGGAGAAGAATGGTCGAGCGGTCCATATTCGGTCATCACCGCGACGAGCGCCATCGAGAAGACGCTCCGGATGCTCGACCGTGGCCTATCTCCCATCGACCATGTCGAGCTCAGCACGGCGCCCGGAGGCCGCACGACATTGCGGGTCTTCCCGTATCTGCCGAAAGATCTCGTGCTGCAGGGGTATGAGGCGCACCTGTGGCTGCGGCCCGGCGTCTCGCTCGACCAGGCGCGACGCGGTGTCGCTCGAGCGCTGCGCGACCCGAACCGCGAGCCGCGTGTCACGCTCGTGCTCGGCGCCGGCAACCTCACTGGCATTCCCGCCCTTGACGTGCTGACCGCGCTCTACCAAGAGGCTTCGGCCGTCGTCGTCAAGCTCAACCCCGTGCAGGCCGGCTTCGCTGCGGCGCTGAAGCAGGCTTACGCCCCCTTCATTGAGCTCGGGGTGCTGCTCGTCGTCGAAGGCGACCACGAGCTGGGCGGCGCGCTCATCGCGCACGAGGCGGTCGACACCGTGCACATCACAGGCAGCCGCCACACCCACGACGCGATCGTGTGGGGCGCCGACGATCAGGCCGAGGCGCGCAAGGCGGCCGGCACCCCACTGCTCACCAAGCCGATCTCGAGCGAGCTCGGCGGCGTCGGCCCGGCGATCGTCGTGCCCGAAGACGGGTGGACGACCGAGAACGTCGACGACGTCGCTCGCGACATCGTCACCCAGCGGCTGCACAACAGCGGCTTCAACTGCGTCGCGACGCAGATCGTCGTGATTCCCGAAGCGTGGCAGCGGGCTGACGAATTCGTCGACGCGCTGCGTCGCCGTCTCGCCGCAGCACCCGTGCGCCCCGCCTACTACCCTGGCGCCTCAAGCCGCCAGCTCGCCGCCGTCACGATGCACCCCGACGCCTCGGTGCTCGGCGGCGACCCCAACGTGCCCCGCACGCTCATCGACCACCTCGACCCTGAGAAGCGCGACGAGCACCTCTTCACGGTGGAGGCGTTCGGGCCCGTGCTCGGCGTCGTGCGGCTCTCCGGATCTCGCGAACCTGCGGCGTACCTCGCCCACGCGGTCGCGTTCGCGAACAATCGGCTCGACGGCACGCTCAGTGCGGGCATCCACATTCATCCCCGCACGCGCGAGACGCTCGGCGCCCACTTCGACGCCGCCGTCGCCGAGCTGCGCTACGGCACGATCGGCGTCAACGCCTGGACAGGCACGATCTTCGGCATGCCAGGCGGCAGCTGGGGCGCGTACCCCGGGCACACGCTCGACAACGTCGGCAGCGGTATCGGAGTCGTGCACAACGCGCTGCTACTCGACCCCGAGCACGTCGAGCGCACGGTCGGCACGGGCGCCTGGAAGCCCTCGCCGACCCCGCTCTGGTACGTCGACAACCAGACCTCGCACATCACCGCGCGCCGTCTGACGCGCTTCGCGGGCATCGACTCGTGGGCCATCGCCGCCCCGATCGGAGCTGCCGCGATCGACAGCTACCGGAAGGGCTGAGGGTGAGCGAGACGTCGCACGTCGATGTGATCGTCGTGGGCTCGGGCTTCGGCGGCTCGGTCGCCGCCCTGCGGCTCGTCGAGAAGGGCTACTCGGTAGCTGTGCTCGAGGCCGGTCGTCGCTTCGCCGACGATGAGTTCGCGACGACCTCGTGGAGTCTGAGCAAGTTCTTCTGGGCGCCCGCCCTCGGGCTGCTCGGCATCCAGCGCATCCACCTGCTCGACGACGTCATGATCCTCGCCGGGGCAGGGGTCGGCGGCGGCTCGCTTGTCTACGCCAACACCCTCTACCGACCGGCCTCCGACGCGTTCTTCACCGATCGCCAGTGGGCGCACATCACCGACTGGAAGGCCGAGCTCGACGCTTACTACGACCAGGCGTCGCGCATGCTCGGCGTCACGCAGAACCCGAGCGTCAGCCCCGCCGACGAGATTCTGCAGAAGGTCGCCGCCGACCTCGGAGTCTCTGACACCTTCCACCTGACCCCGGTCGGCGTGTACTTCGGCGAGGGCGCGGGCGTCGAGGCGCCCGACCCCTACTTCGGCGGCGCCGGCCCCGCACGCCGCGGCTGCCTCGAGTGCGGCGAGTGCATGACGGGGTGCCGCCACAACGCCAAGAACACGCTCGTCAAGAACTATCTGCACCTTGCCGAGAGCGCTGGCGCGCAGGTCTTCCCCCTGACGACGGTCACGCGCCTCGAGCCCCTCCCCCCTGCCAGATCTGGGCCACAAGGGCGTAGTGCTGACGAGGTTCCGCCGATTCGAGGCGAATCTGGGGATGCTCGCGCACGGTACCGCGTTACCACGCGCACCACGGGCAAGGGCCGACGCACCGAGCGCACGCTCACCGCCGACCAGGTCGTCATCGCCGCGGGCGCGTGGGGCACCCAGCAGCTG
Coding sequences within:
- a CDS encoding NAD(P)/FAD-dependent oxidoreductase; amino-acid sequence: MTASSTGGRRLDADVLIGGGGPIGLATALELHARGLTAIVLEPREGTIDKACGEGLMPGALAALGRLGVDPAGHPLRGIRYQDARRSVTHRYRSAAGRGVRRTVLHDALRARAAEVGIETRHERVDRITQSDIDVTANGLRARWLIGADGLHSTVREVAALDRPARESTRGARRYGLRQHFAVAPWSDLVEVTYLPDAELYITPVDERTVGVAVLAPRPLDLEMAIAQTRELKERLEGADEASALRGAGALRQRTRARTAGRVALVGDASGYVDALTGEGLRVGLAQSEVLADCLAAGSLAGYERAWARSTRDFRVLTAGLLAAATSPARGLIVPAAAALPRVFGAVVERLAR
- a CDS encoding aldehyde dehydrogenase family protein, producing the protein MAVTIAELEPALSSLREGAERWVRMTIAERRLLLREVRAATLAAAPAWVDAACAIKGIDLRSPAAGEEWSSGPYSVITATSAIEKTLRMLDRGLSPIDHVELSTAPGGRTTLRVFPYLPKDLVLQGYEAHLWLRPGVSLDQARRGVARALRDPNREPRVTLVLGAGNLTGIPALDVLTALYQEASAVVVKLNPVQAGFAAALKQAYAPFIELGVLLVVEGDHELGGALIAHEAVDTVHITGSRHTHDAIVWGADDQAEARKAAGTPLLTKPISSELGGVGPAIVVPEDGWTTENVDDVARDIVTQRLHNSGFNCVATQIVVIPEAWQRADEFVDALRRRLAAAPVRPAYYPGASSRQLAAVTMHPDASVLGGDPNVPRTLIDHLDPEKRDEHLFTVEAFGPVLGVVRLSGSREPAAYLAHAVAFANNRLDGTLSAGIHIHPRTRETLGAHFDAAVAELRYGTIGVNAWTGTIFGMPGGSWGAYPGHTLDNVGSGIGVVHNALLLDPEHVERTVGTGAWKPSPTPLWYVDNQTSHITARRLTRFAGIDSWAIAAPIGAAAIDSYRKG
- a CDS encoding type III polyketide synthase produces the protein MAQILAVAPVLPEHATTQRQITDELAQGMTDDPAARAVMHRIHAASGIDTRHLALPLAEYRGLEGFTATNSLFAELALPLAERAVTAALAEAGLTVADVDHLFFTTVTGLGAPSLDAQLATSMGFRPDLRRVPSFGLGCVAGAAGLARVADYLAGNPAGVALLVSVELCSLTLQWDDPSMANVVGTGIFGDGAAAVVMVGDAHPAALAAAEPRAHVVGSRSALYPESAEMIGWRIGESGFRLMLAAGVPALIDGHFAAAVDELLAEAGWSRADVDDWIAHPGGPRVLESFSAALDLAPAALATSWAVLARAGNMSSAAVLHVLAEGGGRPAGTRGVLFALGPGVTAEIVLLEWS
- a CDS encoding isoprenylcysteine carboxyl methyltransferase family protein; its protein translation is MSVVLYIALVLATGVERLIELVISKRNAAHAFAQGGVEYGKGHFPFMVVLHTGLLLACIAEVMLLDRPFIGALGWPMLVIALLCQAGRYWVIASLGRQWNTRVIVVPGAARVTRGPYRFAWLRHPNYWIVAIEGIALPLVHSAWITAIVFTVLNAVLLLAFRIPTENRALAALRTT
- a CDS encoding HAD hydrolase-like protein, producing MSPFPYTAILLDLDGTVTDSAPGITDTLAYTFGELGLPIPDQAELLRYVGPPILDSFRDRAGMNLAERERALEVYRERYLDRGAYDATLYPGMGLLVADIAEAGIPLSLATSKPELPATLMLEHFTIAHHFDLITGASADEVRSAKADVVAEALVRLRAMDADLSRPIMIGDRVHDVEGAAAHGIPTIAVSWGYGEPAEWEHARAVAHDVDELRTLLGL